In Syntrophorhabdaceae bacterium, the sequence CTCCGATGGTAACCCCGATATCCTCTGGAGAAACTCTGCTACCGGTCAGAACTATGTCTGGTATATGAACGGAACTGCAGTGACCGGAGGGGTATTCTTGAGTAGTTGTAACGATCCCAACTGGCAGATCGTGGGTCATTAAGGGCTACAGACATTTTTGAACGGAAGGTCATCCGTTGGTAACCGAAAGGGTAGCCTTCCGTTCGGCCGTCCTTGACCGTATAGCTTTCCTATAGTATGTGCGTTGCAGGCAAGAAAGGATCTGCGTAAAACACGCTCGAAGGTAATAAAACAGTTGGCGAATAATAACAAACCAACGAGAATTGTATTGAATATCTTTAAGGATTATGTTCTGAGTTCTATTCTTGGTGGATCGCTCGGTATTGAAGCAAGAAATCGGCAAGGACCGGGCAAACGTCGCTGTCTTCTCAAAGGTAACGTTGATCTCGAGGAACACTCGAGAATCTAGCCCTTCTAGCCGTAATGGGCAATAGGTTTGCACATCTTTCTCCTTGGCGGTCAAGGAGGATTTCAAGAGAACCACGTTTATGGGCGATAAGGCTCGCGGGACAGAAGGACTTGGAACGACCAGAAACGGGCTGCAATGACTGCGGTTTTCATTCATATCTTCTTTTCGTAGGAAATTGCATACACAATCTTTCCATGCAGTGCAGGAAAAAATGACACAAGTCGAGTTACGGCGAATTCGCTAAGACTTACTTTAACTAACAATATCAAATATTTATATTATATAGAGTTTCATGGCACGTAAGTTGCTAATGAAAAGACCGGAGATAATTTTCATAAATCTCGTTTGATTAATCGCTGGGGCTATGTGATGGATGTCATAAATAATAATCAGATGTAAAATCGTATCAAAGAAAAACCATGAACTTTGTGATACATGTCATCGATAATAATAAGATACAGATGCTACAAAATATCTATGAAAAAGGCAAACTGTTCGAAAGAGCAGGACGCAAAGCAACTAGCCTACGTCCCCCGGGAAGGAGATATGGCAGTAGTGCTACCATGGAGAAGAGCATATCCACTGTGCTAATTCTCCTGGCCAGAACTAAACAGTCAGGAGGTTGTTATGCAGACCGAAATATCCCATAAAAGAAACTGGGGTTTTCTCCTGCTCCCATACGTAGGTCTATTGAGTCTTATTCTTAGTTGTTCCCTTCTTGCATTCCAGAGCGCCAATGCAACTCAGGTTACCCTCGATTGGGCCGCTGAAACTGGCGCCTCGGGTTACAAAATCTATTATGGGACTACCAGCAAAAACTACTCCTCGGTGATTGATGTGGGAAATGCCATCACGTATACGGTGCCCAACCTTTCTAACGGCGTGACGTATTACTTTGCCGCAACCGCTTACGATGCCAATAGGTTGGAAAGCGACTACTCGTCCGAGGTGAGTTACAACCCGCAGATTGATGTTTTTTGGCGGAACAATACTACGGGGCAAAACTATGTCTGGTACGTGAGCGGAGTAAACATTACCGCAGGAGCGCCCGTGAGCACTGTGACAGATCTGAATTGGAAGGCTGTTGCCACCGGCGATTTTAACTCCGATGGTCATCCCGATATCCTCTGGAGAAACAGCTCCACCGGTCTGAACTATATCTGGTACATGAATGGTGCGGCAATGATCGGAGGCGCTTATTTCGGCGGTACTGTGAGCACGGATTGGCAGATTGCGGGTGTTGGCGATTTTAACTCCGATGGTCATCCCGATATCCTCTGGAGAAACAGCTCCACCGGTCAAGACTATGTCTGGTACATGAATGGCCTTGCAGTCATTGGAGGCGCTTATCTCGGCGGTACTGTGAGCACGGACTGGCAGATTGCGGGTGTTGGCGATTTTAACTCCGATGGTCATCCCGATATCCTCTGGAGAAACACCTCCACCGGTCAAAACTATATCTGGTACATGAATGGTGTCACCGCTACCGGCGGGGGCAATTTCGGCGGTACTGTGAGCACGGATTGGCAGATAGTGAGACAGTAAGGAACGGTTGTACCCCAGCTTCTTAGCGGCAACTCCAATTACTTCCGGAGTTGCCGTATTTTTATGTAGTGAGCGAAAGATTACGGAGGGAACCAAGAAGGATAGATCAGTTCTTTCATCTTCAGCAAAGTAACCTGACTGCTTGCATAATCTTTCGCTGAAGGTACCAGTTTCGCTGGGTATTCTAGACCGACAATCCTTCATAGCTACTCAATTTAAGCAAGACATGTGCCACAATCCGATATAGCATAACTATTCGATTATACAGTAAGTTTCAATCGTCGGTTTAATCTGTTCCCACAGAACTCTACAATTTTTGTGGTTGCTTTACGTGTTTTGTCTGAACCTGAAACTATTATCTAATTGGTGTTCGTAGACAGGATATGGCAATCTAGCGCCTCGGAACAGTCTGACGATATAAAAATGTTGACACTCGATGAGTGTCTTGATAGCCTGTGAAAAAGAATGCCTAGGAGGGTCTATGAGATCGGAAGGCCGAGTCGCACGAGTTACTGAAATTATTGCAGGTTCCCCAAAAAGCTTTGAGGACGCTATACTGGTCGGTTTTAAAAGAGCTTCTAAAACTCTCAGAGGAATAACGGGGCTCAGGGTAAAGGAACAGCGCGCTAGGGTTGAGGACGGCAAGATCGTGGAATTCCGTGTCACTTTGGAGGTCATATTCGTACTGGAAAGCTGACAAAAGAAGTATTGAAGTTGGAAGCGAAGATGATGAATTTTACCCCGATGCTTTTCCGCTGAGATCTGACCCTTGGGGAATAAAGAATCTCCCATCGAAGACAAACGATGAATACCTGCCCACGACGCCAGCCGGAATAGTAAGGCTCGGACGATAGCGGAACAAGCATCTTTCGCGAGGTATAGACCCGGTATCGCTCTCGCAGATCCCATCCAATTTAGTTCTATTTCGGACGAAAGCCAACATTGCTACTGCAGAGCAGACAAGAGCGTTCAACATTCAAAAAAACATCGAACAGCGCGATCAAATGTTCTTCGTAAGGAAATGGATTTATGCGGGTATTGCAGATAAAATATGGTATAAAAATGCAGCCAATGATGAACATTCTTAATGCCATAGAATTCCGTGATGGATGATATATGTTGTTGTATAGTTGATGATTAAGTCGGTTTGTTACAGAAAAGAATTATCTTTGAGATCAATGTGGTTACATCACATTGCATGGCGGTAGCCTGCAAGCGTTCCTGCCCTGGGCGAAAAAAGCCCCATAAATAGATTTGTGGCAAAATGCACGATTCGTTTATCCAATACCTATGTGATCCACTAACAAAAGAGCCGTTAGACGTTGAAATCATCCATGAAAATGATGGATTCATATTTGAGGGCTATTTGTATTCCGCCACAAATCGTTTTCCTATCGTGCGCGGCATTCCGCGGTTCTCAGGCTATCAAGAGAATAATAGTTATGCACATTCCTTCGGATATCAATGGAATAAATGGGCTAAGGTTCAGTTTGAAAGTCACAATGTTGGAAAACCCATGGAGGGATGGACGCTCCGAATGTGGGAAAAGATAACCACAGTGACAGCCAAAGATATGCGAAACGCGCTGGTTGTTGATTTTGGTTGTGGCTCAGGGAGATTTATCGAGATAGCGAGGATGAAGAATGCACGTGTCATCGGTATAGATTTAAGCGCTTCTGTTGAATCAGCATACGAGAGCTTCAAAAATGACAGAAACGTATTGATTGTCCAGGGCGATATGTTAAATCCGCCAATCAAGTGCGAAGCGGCGGATGGGGCTTTCTCTATAGGGGTACTGCACCACACTCCTGATCCGCGAAGAGGTGTCGAGAAGATGGCAAAGAGTGTGAAGAAAGGAGGGTGGGTGGCGATAAGCGTGTACAGCAAGGGCGGATATTATGATTTTCCGACCGTTAAGTTCTATAGGAAATTATTTAAGCTTCTGGAGCGATTTTTTAGATATTTGCCACCCTTGATCTATTCATTGGTCACTGTTTACGTAATTAGTTTTTCCCTTAAGGTTCCCCTGATGGGTAGAATTATTCGGAGTCTCTTTCCCTACATCAAACTGCCGGACAAGAAGTGGTCTTTGTTAGACACCTTTGACAGCGTCACGCCAAGTTACCAGTCTGCTCACGAACCGTACGAAGTATTCACCTGGTTCAAAGATCTCGGCCTTATCGAGATAGAACCAAGCGATTGGGGATTTACAAGCTATCATGCGGTTAAGCCAAAATAACTTGCTAAGTGTTTAGATGTGAAGATGACCAGGAACGATCTATTTAAACACTGGGCTCTTACGGGGCAGATAGGATTCAATTCGATAATCGGGTATGTTTTTCTAAAAGTACTTGCAAATAAGTTTGGTATCTCGGAAGAAATGGATGGCTTTAACATCGCATATTCAGTTCCATTTATCATTCTGAATGTTAGTGGTTTTGCGTTCTTGCACGGGATTATAGCGGCACAATTTTCAAGAATGGTAGCTTCTCACACCACTGAAATCGATGATGTATTTTCGACGACATTAAACGGCATGCTCTGCTTCGGCTTAATACTGTTCCTTGCTTGCGTTATTTTCTCAAAGGAAATCGCTATATTGTTTGCTCCTGGACTTTCGTCCAGTACACAGAAGATGATTCAAACGCTGATCCTGCTAATGTGCCCGATCGCCTTCACACTCGGCATGTCGACCTATTTGAGTGCAATACTCTTCGCCTATGCAATACCCATAGCATCTGAGCTTCCTCAGCTCATCACGAGATTAGGTGTCATTATCTGGATGCTGGTCTCGGGCGCGAGTATAAGCTTGGTGCAAATCGCATCGGGACTTTTGGCCTGGAGCTTCATTAGCTTGATCCTGGTGTGGTATGTCTTTCGAAGGACGACCGCGCTCAAATACAGACTATCGTTCAGTTGGA encodes:
- a CDS encoding FG-GAP-like repeat-containing protein, coding for MQTEISHKRNWGFLLLPYVGLLSLILSCSLLAFQSANATQVTLDWAAETGASGYKIYYGTTSKNYSSVIDVGNAITYTVPNLSNGVTYYFAATAYDANRLESDYSSEVSYNPQIDVFWRNNTTGQNYVWYVSGVNITAGAPVSTVTDLNWKAVATGDFNSDGHPDILWRNSSTGLNYIWYMNGAAMIGGAYFGGTVSTDWQIAGVGDFNSDGHPDILWRNSSTGQDYVWYMNGLAVIGGAYLGGTVSTDWQIAGVGDFNSDGHPDILWRNTSTGQNYIWYMNGVTATGGGNFGGTVSTDWQIVRQ
- a CDS encoding dodecin family protein, yielding MRSEGRVARVTEIIAGSPKSFEDAILVGFKRASKTLRGITGLRVKEQRARVEDGKIVEFRVTLEVIFVLES
- a CDS encoding methyltransferase domain-containing protein; its protein translation is MHDSFIQYLCDPLTKEPLDVEIIHENDGFIFEGYLYSATNRFPIVRGIPRFSGYQENNSYAHSFGYQWNKWAKVQFESHNVGKPMEGWTLRMWEKITTVTAKDMRNALVVDFGCGSGRFIEIARMKNARVIGIDLSASVESAYESFKNDRNVLIVQGDMLNPPIKCEAADGAFSIGVLHHTPDPRRGVEKMAKSVKKGGWVAISVYSKGGYYDFPTVKFYRKLFKLLERFFRYLPPLIYSLVTVYVISFSLKVPLMGRIIRSLFPYIKLPDKKWSLLDTFDSVTPSYQSAHEPYEVFTWFKDLGLIEIEPSDWGFTSYHAVKPK